The genomic stretch CGGCCTGCGCGAAGACGCCAGCCTGGCGGCGATTTACCCGATTTCCCTGGCCGCTGGCGTACTGATCCTCGGCCTTGCCGGCAAGCGCCTGGACCTGCTGCACCTGCTGTTCGGCTCAGCGCTGGCGGTAGACGGCCCGACATTGACCGGCATGCTGTGGGTCTGCAGCTTGAGCCTGATTGCCCTGGCACTGATCTACAGGCTGCTGGTGCTGGACACCCTCGACCCGCTGTTCCTGCAAACCGTCAGCCGCCTCGGGCCATTGGCCCATGGGGTATTCCTGACCCTGGTGGTGTTGAACCTGGTGGTCGGTTTCCAGGCCATCGGCGCCTTGATGGTGGTCGGCCTGATGATGTTGCCCGCGGCGGCGTCACGCTTCTGGAGCCGGCGGCTGCCGACATTGATTGCCGTCTCGGCCGTGCTGGGAAGCCTCTCGGTGTGGCTTGGCCTGTTGCTGTCGTTCCATTACTCGCTGCCCAGCGGCCCCGCGATTGTGCTGGTAGCTGGCGGCTTGTACCTGCTGTCCGTGGTGTTCGGGCCGGTCCATGGCTTGCTGCGCCGCCCGCCCTTGCTCACATCCCAATGAGGTGTTTTCCAATGCGCGCTCTACTCGTGCTGTTCAGCGTCCTGCTGCCGCTGTCGTTCGCCACGGCCCAGGACAAGCTCCAGGTGGTCAGCAGTTTCAGCATTCTCGCCGACATGACCCGCCAGGTCGGCGGCGAGCATATCCA from Pseudomonas fluorescens encodes the following:
- a CDS encoding metal ABC transporter permease, translating into MHLAAQLWMPFNDFVFMRRALLGGLLLACSTAPLGVFLILRRMSLIGDAVAHGILPGAALGFWFAGLSLPALTLGGLGAGLGMAGLAAWITRRTGLREDASLAAIYPISLAAGVLILGLAGKRLDLLHLLFGSALAVDGPTLTGMLWVCSLSLIALALIYRLLVLDTLDPLFLQTVSRLGPLAHGVFLTLVVLNLVVGFQAIGALMVVGLMMLPAAASRFWSRRLPTLIAVSAVLGSLSVWLGLLLSFHYSLPSGPAIVLVAGGLYLLSVVFGPVHGLLRRPPLLTSQ